One stretch of Amycolatopsis sp. NBC_00345 DNA includes these proteins:
- a CDS encoding DUF262 domain-containing protein, whose protein sequence is MTEEAYTSRQLLFADGIRLEPDANGGNSDVEQISEDSGSWIKEPFDPEKIDVVTRTPTVSLLLSRIKRGSIDLAPDFQRHAGIWNPVSQSRLIESLLLRIPLPTFYAAEADDERWAIVDGIQRLTTICRFVDPDAIGLDALELRGLDYLDRLNGHTFQELPGRLKTRLEETEVVLHLIRRGTPEEVKFNIFARINTGGMPLSQQELRHALIPGKARGLLADLAQSPSFVAATLNSVATARMADREMALRFIAFLRTDIAGYKSQEFDRFLRESMSEINELSEQQIDRIKDDFQAAMTAAKDIFGKHAFRKQRAGQPGRYPINKALFETISVNLAIRSAAHLDELRRRAPEVNAEMIRRLFSDNDFDRAISVGTGDVAKIRLRFEAVRRLFSDYDGSI, encoded by the coding sequence ATGACGGAAGAGGCTTACACGAGTCGGCAACTGTTGTTCGCGGACGGAATCAGGCTCGAGCCAGATGCTAACGGCGGAAATTCGGATGTCGAGCAGATTTCCGAAGACTCCGGCAGCTGGATCAAGGAACCGTTCGATCCGGAGAAGATCGATGTAGTCACCCGCACCCCGACCGTGTCGCTGCTTCTCTCGCGAATCAAACGCGGAAGCATTGACCTCGCACCGGACTTCCAGCGGCACGCCGGCATCTGGAATCCGGTGAGTCAGAGCAGACTGATCGAGTCGCTGCTCCTGCGCATCCCGTTGCCGACTTTCTACGCAGCGGAGGCCGATGACGAGCGCTGGGCGATCGTTGACGGGATCCAGCGGCTCACCACCATCTGCAGGTTCGTCGATCCCGATGCGATCGGTCTCGACGCGTTGGAGCTGCGCGGTCTGGACTACCTCGACCGGCTCAACGGGCATACGTTTCAGGAGCTCCCCGGTCGCCTCAAGACCCGTCTGGAGGAGACCGAGGTCGTCCTGCATCTGATCCGCCGGGGAACCCCGGAGGAGGTCAAGTTTAACATCTTCGCCCGGATCAATACGGGCGGTATGCCGCTTTCCCAGCAGGAGCTGCGACATGCGCTGATTCCTGGAAAAGCCAGAGGGCTGCTCGCTGATCTTGCTCAATCGCCCTCCTTCGTTGCGGCGACTCTGAACAGCGTTGCGACCGCGCGCATGGCGGATCGCGAGATGGCCCTTCGGTTCATTGCCTTCCTGCGAACGGATATTGCTGGATACAAGTCGCAAGAATTCGACCGGTTCCTCCGGGAGTCGATGAGTGAGATCAACGAGCTGTCCGAGCAGCAGATCGACCGGATAAAGGACGACTTCCAGGCTGCTATGACGGCGGCCAAGGATATTTTCGGAAAGCACGCATTTCGCAAGCAACGGGCAGGTCAGCCCGGTCGTTACCCTATCAACAAGGCGCTCTTTGAGACTATTTCCGTAAATCTTGCAATCCGCTCGGCGGCTCATCTGGACGAATTGCGCCGACGGGCGCCGGAAGTAAACGCAGAAATGATCAGAAGGTTATTCTCGGACAACGACTTCGATCGGGCAATATCTGTCGGAACCGGAGACGTCGCCAAGATCCGCTTGCGGTTCGAGGCGGTACGCCGGCTTTTCAGTGACTATGACGGAAGCATCTGA
- a CDS encoding AAA family ATPase — MLTQLDLRNFKAFAEISIPLGGLTLLTGLNSSGKSTALQALALLRQSFDAGVLVPGDAGSGFLLNGDLVELGIGRDVRHEEWVPTEAAEGAIEIGLRDGVDTWRWAAAYGTEEDLLPLVKGPDPQQLRDLPIFGTSFQYLRADRINPAVSYPRSHDVAIRRGFLGARGEHTVNYLRHHQDDVIAFPQLLHPDAASDTLLQQTEAWLGYMCPGVNLSATGIEGTDTVRLAFSFGTAGLSSSNQYRPTNVGYGLTYVLPVIVACLTARPGGLILLENPEAHLHPRGQSAMARLAAHAVAAGAQLVVESHSDHVLNGLRLSVKRGILPADHVALHYFHSDRRHKQIETPRVGADGMLSDWPSGFFDEWDRSLDELID, encoded by the coding sequence ATGCTCACTCAACTTGATCTGCGCAACTTCAAGGCTTTCGCCGAGATTTCGATTCCGCTGGGCGGTCTGACGCTGCTGACGGGCCTGAACTCGTCCGGGAAGAGCACCGCGCTGCAGGCGCTGGCCTTGCTGCGGCAGTCGTTCGACGCAGGGGTACTGGTTCCCGGTGATGCGGGAAGCGGGTTCCTGCTCAACGGGGATCTCGTCGAGCTGGGCATCGGCCGCGATGTCCGGCACGAGGAATGGGTGCCCACCGAAGCTGCCGAAGGTGCGATCGAGATCGGCCTGCGAGATGGTGTCGATACTTGGCGCTGGGCAGCGGCCTATGGCACAGAGGAAGACCTGCTGCCACTGGTCAAGGGGCCAGATCCGCAACAGCTTCGTGACTTGCCGATCTTCGGTACGTCGTTTCAGTACCTACGGGCGGACCGGATAAATCCGGCCGTCAGCTACCCCCGATCGCACGATGTCGCTATCCGCCGCGGTTTTCTGGGCGCGCGCGGCGAGCACACTGTCAACTACCTTCGCCATCACCAAGACGACGTCATCGCCTTCCCACAGTTGCTACATCCCGACGCGGCCTCAGACACCTTGCTGCAGCAGACAGAGGCATGGCTGGGGTACATGTGCCCCGGGGTGAACCTGTCGGCGACGGGCATCGAAGGAACCGACACCGTCCGCTTGGCTTTCAGTTTCGGCACTGCAGGTCTGTCCTCGTCCAATCAGTACCGGCCGACCAACGTCGGCTACGGCTTGACCTACGTGCTGCCGGTCATCGTGGCCTGCCTGACCGCGCGACCGGGTGGGTTGATCCTGCTGGAGAATCCCGAAGCCCACCTGCATCCGCGAGGCCAGTCGGCGATGGCGAGGCTGGCTGCCCACGCCGTGGCCGCGGGGGCGCAGCTCGTCGTCGAGTCGCATAGCGACCACGTCCTCAATGGCCTGCGGCTCTCGGTCAAGCGGGGGATTCTGCCTGCCGATCACGTTGCGCTGCACTACTTCCACTCCGACCGGAGGCACAAGCAGATCGAGACGCCTCGAGTTGGTGCGGACGGTATGCTGTCGGATTGGCCATCCGGGTTCTTCGACGAGTGGGACCGCTCGCTGGACGAACTGATCGACTGA
- a CDS encoding serine/threonine-protein kinase produces MTAEDTGIPAEIGPYRIAELLGKGGMGVVYRGISPAGEQVAVKQIRAVDFDAEERARFAVEMEALRTVFGSRTASFVEGDAEAEQPWLAMEYIPGATLRAWVADHGPLEPAMVAIMGAVLAEGLVSIHQADLLHRDLKPHNIVLAADGPKVIDFGLALLNAEKVARIEDPARISRTGRVVGTLVCMAPEQVRQSSLTTAADVFGLGATLLYAATGHYPFTNADSEYALIRKIESPGEHPDLSGLAADLVAPLTAMLAHEPEDRPALKVACDLLLAVVEKTGLSPLEARERLRRITAAGVARQAEPEDGLTPTPKPKREASVAVSHSELPAGAVLAADRLRTAYARGRRCNRVLGPLRLVTFPGLGRWQ; encoded by the coding sequence GTGACTGCCGAGGACACCGGCATCCCCGCGGAGATCGGGCCGTACCGGATCGCCGAGCTGCTCGGCAAAGGTGGCATGGGGGTGGTCTACCGGGGGATTTCCCCCGCCGGCGAGCAGGTGGCGGTCAAGCAGATCCGCGCGGTCGATTTCGACGCCGAGGAGCGGGCGCGATTCGCGGTCGAGATGGAGGCGCTGAGAACGGTTTTCGGCAGCCGCACGGCGTCCTTCGTCGAGGGTGACGCCGAAGCGGAACAGCCGTGGCTGGCGATGGAGTACATCCCGGGAGCAACACTGCGTGCCTGGGTGGCGGACCACGGCCCGCTTGAGCCCGCCATGGTCGCGATCATGGGAGCAGTGCTGGCCGAGGGACTGGTCAGCATTCACCAGGCCGACCTGCTGCACCGTGACCTCAAACCGCACAACATCGTGCTCGCCGCGGATGGGCCGAAGGTCATCGACTTCGGCCTGGCACTGCTGAACGCGGAGAAGGTCGCGCGCATCGAGGACCCGGCCAGGATCTCCCGTACCGGCCGGGTTGTCGGCACGCTCGTGTGCATGGCGCCGGAGCAGGTGCGGCAGTCCTCGTTGACAACAGCCGCCGATGTGTTCGGTCTCGGCGCGACTCTGCTTTATGCCGCGACCGGGCACTACCCGTTCACGAACGCCGACTCCGAGTACGCCCTCATACGCAAGATCGAGTCTCCCGGCGAACATCCGGATCTGAGCGGGCTGGCCGCCGATCTGGTGGCTCCGCTGACGGCGATGCTCGCACACGAGCCCGAGGATCGCCCGGCACTCAAAGTTGCCTGTGACCTGCTTTTGGCCGTCGTCGAGAAGACTGGATTGAGTCCGCTCGAAGCACGCGAGCGCCTGCGCAGGATCACTGCGGCGGGTGTCGCGCGCCAGGCTGAACCGGAAGACGGGCTGACACCCACGCCGAAACCGAAGCGTGAGGCGAGCGTCGCGGTCAGTCACTCCGAGTTGCCGGCCGGCGCCGTCCTCGCGGCGGATCGCCTACGGACCGCGTACGCCCGGGGCCGGCGCTGTAACCGCGTGCTCGGCCCGCTCCGGTTGGTAACCTTTCCGGGTCTGGGGCGATGGCAGTAG